AGATGTACCAGCAAAttcagagttttgccttttggctcagcttcTTTCACAACACACCAGAGCAATGACCTTATTCCTGTAGAAAAAAAGCCCCGACCCATCAGTTCATCTCTGGCTCTGTTCTGCTATCAAGagactttaaaatacaataatagATCCACTTAAGGCAAAGACTCATCTCCAATCTGGATGGAGCATTCACCTTTTCAGGTTTTCCAGTTTAGTATTGGTGTTGGCTATGTATCAAATCTTTAATAATTGTCTGAAATGCAGTTAGTAAACTGAAATGCAAAACACTTTTTCAAGGCagaattttttcaaaattttctgTACTATCAATTTtatcacacatttaaacaaaacctctAAGAATTTTATAACAGAttaagttctttgtttaaatctgcatCAGGGTACAGCATATGAAGACATTTGGGTCTCTTATCTCAAAAACTGTACCAAATGCCCATTTCTCACTGCAGTTATCTCTATCACTGAATAATAAATGGAGGCAAAATGTTACCATGTGTGTCATTAGGTTAGATATGGCTGAGGTGCCACTCTATGGACCAGAGGTTAAGTAGCTATTTGATCTTGATTTGGTCGCTGAACCGTTTTTCCTTGGTACTTATGTGTGGCATTTAGTTCCCTTTAAGAAATATGTCACACAAGTCCAGCTTCTTTTATCTtgcaaaattcattttttattacttgtgATGTTAAAAGGTGTTAAAGAGTCAGAGATTACTTAGAAGTGGAATTGATGGTTTGCAGTACAAAACTCTTAGCTTTGTAAGACTCTGTGttacaaacagatttaatccaggttttaataagaaaaatgtttcagttaGAACCCTATCAAACagaaatttgttattttatcaaaaaaaagaccaaacctAACAAACTTTGACTGCACCATTGGACAAggtatttaaagtattttaaggCAGTTACCATGTGAACACAACATCAGGGGTTTTATGACTATATTGGTTGTATATAAGAGAGCTAGATAACCCAGGCTCACTGACAGAATCTCTACTGTTGAAGTGTCACCCACATATTTGAAACCCTACCTGATTTTTCCAGGAATTTTCTCTTTACTTTCGAGCCCTTCTCTGTGAAGTTCAGTTTAAACTGGCGTAGTTTTCCTGTTGAGTGTATCGGAGTTGCTATCCCTGTCCCTTTTGGCTGTCAGTCGGTCCAGGGTTCCAACATTGCCCCTGTCCCTCTCCATGGTAGTTGTAGAGATTGGGGCTGATTGGACTGGTGCAGCAGCAGATGTGGAGGTATTCAGTGGTGCTGCATtctgggctgcagctgctgccgctgccAAGTTGGACTTCGAGTGAGATGGGAGCGTACCGCTGCTTATCACCGCGCCTGCCCCTGCTACCCCGCCGCTGCCACTGGAATCTTTCGGGAAGTAGTTGTGGAGCTGGTAGAGTGTGGCACGGTCTACGGTGCCATAGAGAGGTGGGGCACCTCCTCCAAGGCTCCCCAGTTTGGAGTCCCTTGACAGGGTGTACATGGAGATGTCACCACCCCCTCCACTCCCACCACTGCTGCTGTGGTGCGGGTTGGGCAGCGTGGCCACGGAGAACGGTGGAGCAGATGGAGGCAGGGTGAAGGTCTTGGAAGCTCCAACAGGTGAGGTCTCCTGCGAATGAGGCGGGTCAGTGGAGCGGGAGCTGGAGCGGGAGCGCCGTCTGAAACGATAGCTGGGAAGACGCAGCATGGCGTGAGTGGTGCTCTTGAAGAGGTCAGTGCGAGAGCGGCAGcgcagctctttgtttttttcaatgtaGATGTTAACAGCAAGGACTCCAACCATCTCAGCCAGGATGAAGGACAAACCACCAAAGTAGAATGACCAGCCGTAGGAGTAGTGCCACTTTTTATCTTCATCTTTCTTTGGGGAAATGTCACTGAGTGCTGCGGAGATGTACACAATCACCCCGATGATGTTGCTGAGGCCTAGAAAAATATACAACACTTCATGAAACTGTCCTGAGggacaaaacaacagaagtacTGACAGGTAGTCATAATAAGAAAAGAACTTATAAATTTTTTGGCTACATGGGAAAAACTGAagaatgtttcagtttatttcaaaagcTGAACAAGGTTGGAAgtttaaaatggcaaaattgTCCAAGATTGAAGGACTGAAGCTTGTACTGAGTTGTAAGCATTTTATACTTTTAGGCCCTTTGTATGTATTTTAACAAAGATTTAATAGATTATGGATTCATCACACACTTTCCTAATTGCTATTACCTTATCAGGTCTGAGGAGGGGATGCAGCAGGCTTGCAAACCCTTCAGTGGGAGACCTGATTAGAGTAATTCATCTATTTATTTAACCCTTGCACAGTGGTCCTGCCCCTTTTTGGTTTGAGAATATACTCATGTACACAGTAGCTTAATATAGTTCTCCAAACTACAATTGTAAATACTGAAGTGAAAGCTGCAATATAGTTGCATTTTACCTGCAGCTACAAAGAGAATCCCTCCACCAAGAATGATGTTTCTTTTACTCTTGTTGAAGCTGCTGGAAGCAACACATACTCCACCCAGCAGGAGCAATATGGCACTGAGGATGGGGAAGATGCTGGAAGCTCTCACCACACCTGCAGATGACAGCAGACAcatcatcattttcttttacatcttTTATATTGagttattacattttatttattttttattaggttCAAAATACAATTTGAAACTGCAATGTTGCTTCAATGTTACCAGGAAGTGTTACCAAGAATATGACACTACAGTTTGCACAGTAGCCACCTTGGTAAATTTACTCATTCTTCAGTCTCTTGAATAACTTTCTCAATAATATGGAATTAAATTTTTCAAACAATCTAACTATAGTTATAAAATGTTGTATATAAATGTCCTCACTAATACAACAGATCCCTCTGAGAACACCTTGAAATTGTTAACAACAGCAAAAAGACGCTACAGAgaattaaaatgctaaaaagctcaacataaggtgatttttttttgtctgtaaagaaaacaatgcCTGCACATTTTCAAGGTGACTTTTCaagctgttttaatttttgtttacctCTGGAAAATACATATTGCTGATTCACAACTTCTGTCAGACACTGATCACaaattagactttttatttgtttattacagAACATCTGTTTCACCTCACCAGCACTATGTTTTAGCAGTTTTGACAGTAataataacttgttttaatgagaagcaaattttaatctaaattttgtttaaatgcttaacttattcattcattaatttaaaaagtaaaaaaaaaaagatttctttggGTTTTGGGCTTTTGAATGTAATATGGATTGAATGAACAAATAAAGTATGCAATTTTTAAGCTGtagaaatttattttgatttttttgtactttttgacCAGTATTTGACCAGTACGGTGAAAGGtttgtctgaaataaattattatcatcatcatcatcatcatcatgataTTGGTGCTAAATCAACAACtcaaaaagtgaataaatgagaaataaatcagCATAAGCCATTTATAagcattttctgtcttttacaaTTGTGACACTAAATATACCCTATCAGAGTGATTGaaggttaaataataaaaaaagaataaataatgtcaacaaatttaaagaattgtGCAGCTAATGATAAatgctttgtgttttagtgttgTTAACCGAGACAGACATGGAGCTTCACAATAACATCACAGCCTCTGtcacacaaaatatatattttatctaACACACATGGAGCAAATACTTTGGAAAGTAAAAGCTTGAGAACTGTTTGAAAAGATCCTATGTGATCACAATAGAAGCAGGATGTTAAAACTGAATCTTAGGCTGAAAATAATCCATTAGTCAAGGCTGTTCTTTCAATCCATCTGTggcaaaaaaaagctttctgtaCACCCCCAGACTCCCAACCTCATGCACCTGGGCATTcatacacatgcacagacacacacttacacacacctTCAGCAACACTTTGCTTGAATCTGACAACCGTGCATTGATGTCCGCCCACCAGCCCCTTCTGTCCTTTCTGTATCTGCGTGTGATGGAGACcgctgtgtggatgtgtgtgctGTTTGCCGAGCCGTGAGTGTGTTTGCCAGTGAGCTGTTATCTAATGTCTCTATAGTGCTTTGTGTGAATTTGgttgtgcgtttttttttttgtgaggtgTGAGCGTTACTCACGTAGCAGATACTCTGCAGCATCTTGGTCATAGTCTGCGTCCTCTGGGAAATGATTGATCTGGGAGCACACACCTCGCTTCAAGCctgaaaacaagacagaaaagaaatgtgGAGGACAAAAGGTTGAGGAAGGACACAGGGATAAAagatacaagaaaaaaacaaccaagtcTTTTCCCTATTGCTTTAAATGCTGCCATTTTGTTGAAAACTATAACATCACTGAAATAAAGAATACACCAGGTGTCCTTAGCTGaggtacaagaaaaaaaacttcagttatGGACCTGactaaaacttattttattttacttcagtttACTTTTTGTTAATGTGCCCTTTGGAtttcaacacaaacactcaaagCTTGGAAATACAgtgttttattaattcattaTCAGATGCTTAGCTTCTCATATTCTTtgttatattatataaaattattttcaaaaaacttattttttaaatgtttaaagtaatgaaaagacacaatgtgttgtgtttgctgTCAAATGGAACACCTGATTTTTCTGACTGAATCTACCAGACCCAAATCTGGCAGTTCAAACACTCACAGTAGCTTTATTTCCCCATTGATTTGCAGCCGTTATCTCACATAAATACACATCTATGCCCACCTCCACACACTCACTTTGTTATTGATCAGCAATTTCAGTCACTGTCAGTCAGGCATGACAGACAGCTGAAGACATGTCAATGGAAAGGATTAGAAAACTATGCTGTTGTAGTGGAATAAAGACTTCTAATCAATATTTAGATTGTAGAAAATTATATTGTACTAAATTTACAATCTGAAGCACATTTTGTTCATGAACTGTTTACAATAAGGTGGTGAGAgcttaaaagctttaaattttttacattgacaattacatattttatatgATTCTCCCTGAAATATCCCATCCTGGTGacaacaacagagaaaactgctatgaaattccTACTAATatatcaaactaaataaa
The DNA window shown above is from Kryptolebias marmoratus isolate JLee-2015 linkage group LG5, ASM164957v2, whole genome shotgun sequence and carries:
- the LOC108242680 gene encoding voltage-dependent calcium channel gamma-4 subunit-like, which encodes METKGRNMPSEISFLPRPALVWCERGIQVLLTTMGAFAAFALMTVAIGTDYWLYARAFICNSTANSSQEDSNNKDKKDPGALTHSGLWRICCLEGLKRGVCSQINHFPEDADYDQDAAEYLLRVVRASSIFPILSAILLLLGGVCVASSSFNKSKRNIILGGGILFVAAGLSNIIGVIVYISAALSDISPKKDEDKKWHYSYGWSFYFGGLSFILAEMVGVLAVNIYIEKNKELRCRSRTDLFKSTTHAMLRLPSYRFRRRSRSSSRSTDPPHSQETSPVGASKTFTLPPSAPPFSVATLPNPHHSSSGGSGGGGDISMYTLSRDSKLGSLGGGAPPLYGTVDRATLYQLHNYFPKDSSGSGGVAGAGAVISSGTLPSHSKSNLAAAAAAAQNAAPLNTSTSAAAPVQSAPISTTTMERDRGNVGTLDRLTAKRDRDSNSDTLNRKTTPV